GCAGCAAGTACCTGGACAAGACCGAGGCACTCGCCCGGACCTCCACCCTGAAACCGGACGGGCTCAGGGGCGGCATCCTGTACTTCGACGGGCAGTTCGACGACGCTCGCCTGGCCATCACCCTGCTGAGGACCTTCGAGGACCACGGGGGCGTGGCCCTGAACTACGCGCCCGTGGTGGGTCTGATCATGGAAGAGGGCAAAGTTGTCGGCGCCCGCTTCCGTGACGCGGAGACCGGGCACGAGCACGATGTCCGCGCCCGCGCCGTGGTCAACGCGACCGGCGTGTGGGTCGACGACATTCGGCGCATGGAAAAGCCGGACGCGGAGCCCATGCTGTCCCCCAGCCAGGGCGTGCACGTCGTGGTGGACCGGCACTTCCTGCCCGGCGACAACGCCATCATGATTCCCCGCACCGACGACGGCCGCGTCCTGTTCGCGGTGCCGTGGCACGGGAGCGTGGTGATCGGCACCACCGACACGCCCGTGCCGCAGGCGAGCTTCGAACCCCGGCCACTGGAGGAGGAGATCGCCTTCATCCTGAGCACCGCGGGGCGCTACCTCAGTCCCGCGCCGACCAAATCGGACGTCCGCAGCGTCTACGTCGGCCTGCGCCCCCTGGTCAAGTCCGAGCAGACGGACGGCGCCGGCTCGACGGCATCTCTCTCGCGTGACCACATCATCCGGATCTCCGACGGCGGCCTGATCACCCTCACGGGTGGGAAATGGACCACGTACCGCCGGATGGGGGAGGACACGATCAACCGCGCCGAGCCGCTGGCCGGGCTGGCGCAGCGCCTCACGGTCACCCCCGGCCTGCACCTGCACGGCTGGTCTGAGGAGCCCCGGGACGATCACTGGCGGGTGTACGGCAGCGACGCCGCACAGGTGCAGAGCCTGCCCGGCGCAGGAACGCCCCTGCACCCGGACCTGCCCTACACCGAGGCGGAACTCCGCTGGGGCGTCCGCTTC
This is a stretch of genomic DNA from Deinococcus ficus. It encodes these proteins:
- a CDS encoding glycerol-3-phosphate dehydrogenase/oxidase, which encodes MPQDPRSALLSAATTPQTWDILVIGGGASGLGTAVEAATRGHRTLLLEGHDYAKGTSSRSTKLVHGGVRYLAQGNVSLVREALRERGLLRKNAPHLVHDLGFLVPAYDWWAGPFYGIGLKLYDLLAGKLNLGSSKYLDKTEALARTSTLKPDGLRGGILYFDGQFDDARLAITLLRTFEDHGGVALNYAPVVGLIMEEGKVVGARFRDAETGHEHDVRARAVVNATGVWVDDIRRMEKPDAEPMLSPSQGVHVVVDRHFLPGDNAIMIPRTDDGRVLFAVPWHGSVVIGTTDTPVPQASFEPRPLEEEIAFILSTAGRYLSPAPTKSDVRSVYVGLRPLVKSEQTDGAGSTASLSRDHIIRISDGGLITLTGGKWTTYRRMGEDTINRAEPLAGLAQRLTVTPGLHLHGWSEEPRDDHWRVYGSDAAQVQSLPGAGTPLHPDLPYTEAELRWGVRFEGARTVEDLLARRTRALLLNARASSETAPRAAAILAEELGRDAAWAELQTQSYQDLARGYQLPS